A part of Caretta caretta isolate rCarCar2 chromosome 1, rCarCar1.hap1, whole genome shotgun sequence genomic DNA contains:
- the LOC125620631 gene encoding putative protein ARB2BP, with protein sequence MENPKTELNEITRSPSQCPKVNMDQLQMEQELSFRKLVESSECPEQLKYDFNKNGELKHLDTNEPFVFNYYKNALERNHKRYQVLGHLITQYVYELLERVCKLQKVHIPTDATEDEPRSFFFINEKALTSSSSLIVLLQDHGVFRAGQWGLKTIIHEGLDHGTQIPFIKTALQCYGGVIVLNPNDNFIDLKMEDEWLSLSTKEESSTVNSSWWIPKRCSSSPEEHTIYIWDNFISKSAAKNVAFIAHGYGGLVFINLLMQRTWEVMNKVYSVALIDSMHHTLHQAKNNPQVQEWIQKHCREWVTNSKPLDRPTGSLVKVDCPTVSAGTEKYRLAPSSTLQAIFKYLKSTLKARKTVALSRSPIVTRSSKNKKRGNT encoded by the coding sequence CAGTTGCAAATGGAGCAGGAGTTAAGCTTCAGGAAACTAGTAGAGAGTTCAGAGTGTCCAGAGCAACTGAAATACGACTTCAACAAAAATGGTGAACTGAAGCATCTAGATACCAATGAGCCCTTTGTCTTTAATTATTACAAAAATGCACTTGAGAGGAACCATAAACGCTATCAAGTTCTGGGGCATCTCATTACACAGTATGTTTATGAGCTCCTGGAAAGAGTCTGCAAGCTTCAGAAAGTCCACATCCCAACAGATGCTACAGAAGATGAACCCAGAAGTTTCTTTTTCATCAACGAGAAAGCATTAACTAGTTCCTCAAGCCTAATTGTGCTCCTACAAGACCATGGAGTCTTTCGTGCTGGTCAATGGGGGCTAAAGACCATAATCCATGAGGGCCTGGATCATGGAACTCAAATACCATTCATTAAAACGGCCCTTCAGTGCTATGGAGGAGTGATTGTTTTAAATCCCAATGACAATTTCATTGATCTGAAGATGGAAGATGAGTGGTTAAGTTTATCTACCAAGGAAGAATCTTCCACTGTAAATTCCTCCTGGTGGATCCCAAAgaggtgcagcagcagccccgAAGAGCACACCATTTACATTTGGgataattttatttcaaagagcGCAGCCAAGAATGTGGCCTTTATTGCCCATGGCTACGGAGGCTTGGTTTTCATCAATCTGCTCATGCAGAGAACATGGGAAGTGATGAATAAAGTGTATTCTGTGGCCCTTATTGACTCCATGCACCACACGTTACACCAGGCAAAAAATAATCCACAAGTGCAAGAATGGATACAGAAACATTGCCGTGAATGGGTAACAAACAGTAAACCTCTAGACAGACCCACAGGTTCCCTTGTGAAAGTGGACTGTCCTACAGTCTCTGCTGGGACTGAAAAATACAGGTTAGCACCATCCTCCACCTTACAGGCCATTTTCAAGTACCTGAAGAGCACACTGAAAGCTAGGAAGACAGTAGCTTTATCTCGTTCTCCTATTGTAACAAGGAGCAGCAAAAATAAGAAGAGAGGCAATACATAA
- the TXNL4B gene encoding thioredoxin-like protein 4B → MSFLLPKLTNKKEVDQAIKSVAEKVLVLRFGKDDDPVCLQLDDTLAKTSHDLSKMAAIYLVDVNKVPVYTQYFDISYIPSTVFFFNGQHMKVDYGSPDHTKFVGSFKTKQDFIDLIEVIYRGAMRGKLIVRSPIDPKNVPKYDLLYQGI, encoded by the exons ATGAGTTTCCTGCTGCCCAAACTGACCAATAAAAAGGAAGTGGATCAGGCAATAAAAAGTGTAGCGGAGAAAGTTTTGGTTCTTCGATTTGGGAAAGATGATGATCCTGTTTGTCTTCAATTGGATGATACT CTTGCAAAGACATCTCATGACTTAAGTAAAATGGCAGCCATTTACTTGGTGGATGTGAACAAGGTGCCAGTGTACACCCAGTATTTTGACATCAGTTATATTCCATCTACTGTCTTTTTCTTCAATGGACAGCACATGAAAGTGGATTATGG GTCTCCAGATCACACTAAATTTGTGGGAAGCTTTAAAACAAAGCAAGATTTCATAGATTTGATTGAAGTGATTTACCGTGGAGCAATGCGTGGAAAGCTCATTGTACGGAGTCCTATTGATCCAAAAAATGTTCCCAAATATGACCTTCTCTATCAAggaatttaa